One Halovivax ruber XH-70 genomic region harbors:
- a CDS encoding DMT family transporter, with protein sequence MWYVLLLAGLFEIAWAIGLQYSDGFTRPGPTVATLIALAISMVLLARAVTELPIGTAYAVWTGIGAVGTATLGVVLFDEPATLARAGFIGLIVVGIVGLHLAGGH encoded by the coding sequence ATGTGGTACGTCCTCCTTCTGGCGGGCCTGTTCGAGATCGCCTGGGCGATCGGGCTCCAGTACTCCGACGGGTTCACGAGACCGGGTCCGACGGTCGCGACCCTGATCGCCCTCGCGATCAGTATGGTCCTGCTCGCACGGGCGGTCACGGAACTCCCGATTGGGACGGCCTACGCGGTGTGGACGGGCATCGGTGCCGTCGGGACCGCCACGCTCGGCGTAGTCCTCTTCGACGAACCCGCGACGCTCGCACGAGCCGGCTTCATCGGGCTCATCGTCGTCGGGATCGTCGGTCTTCACCTCGCTGGCGGGCACTGA
- a CDS encoding glyoxalase/bleomycin resistance/dioxygenase family protein, whose protein sequence is MSGIVFFGTRSRESVVEFYVERVGADHWLEQPDCTILRYDNQLLGFCDRDRAETDGTITVVFDSAATVDDAYERLSDVAHDEPVENERYRIYQFFADDPEGRTVEFQTFLHETEPI, encoded by the coding sequence ATGTCAGGAATCGTCTTCTTCGGAACCCGATCTCGCGAATCGGTCGTCGAATTTTACGTCGAACGCGTCGGTGCCGATCACTGGCTCGAACAACCCGACTGTACGATCCTGCGCTACGACAATCAGCTGCTCGGGTTCTGTGACCGCGACCGCGCCGAGACCGACGGCACGATCACGGTCGTCTTCGATTCGGCCGCGACCGTCGACGACGCGTACGAGCGACTCTCCGACGTCGCCCACGACGAGCCCGTCGAGAACGAGCGCTATCGAATCTACCAGTTCTTCGCCGACGATCCCGAGGGACGAACGGTCGAATTCCAGACGTTTTTACACGAGACCGAACCGATCTGA
- a CDS encoding redox-regulated ATPase YchF, whose translation MSYRIGLVGKPSVGKSTLFNAATMNDVPEGAYPFTTIDPSVGEAYVRTPCAAPEFDETCQPSVGVCEDGTRFVPVKLVDVAGLVPGAHEGRGLGNQFLTDLNETDVLIHVVDFSGTTDSEGEATEGHDPREDIDFLEDELDAWYLDILEKGVRRYADKQVEDIDPEDVLGEQLSAFGISPAAIKQTILAIDLPVAPLEWDGAEKEALAREIRKRTKPMTIAANKMDTPAAQDNWDEITTDPAYEHLEFVPVSAHAEKALKNAKEQGVVEYTPGERDFAITTEDLPAEQEAGLEQIREFVDEFDGTGVQQVLETATFDVLDLKAVFPGTASGNWTKGPFRDCFLLPADATAEDFAYHLHSDIGDGFLHGIDCRDDRQVGADTVLDHRDVLEVVSTNQ comes from the coding sequence ATGAGTTATCGGATCGGCCTGGTCGGCAAGCCCTCGGTGGGCAAGTCGACGCTGTTCAACGCGGCGACGATGAACGACGTGCCCGAAGGGGCCTACCCGTTCACGACGATCGACCCGAGCGTAGGCGAGGCGTACGTGCGGACACCGTGTGCGGCACCGGAGTTCGACGAGACGTGTCAGCCGTCGGTTGGCGTCTGCGAGGACGGCACCCGGTTCGTCCCCGTGAAACTCGTCGACGTGGCGGGGCTGGTTCCCGGCGCTCACGAGGGGCGTGGCCTCGGAAACCAGTTTCTCACGGACTTAAACGAGACCGACGTCCTGATCCACGTGGTCGACTTCTCCGGCACGACCGACAGCGAGGGCGAGGCGACGGAGGGTCACGACCCGCGCGAGGACATCGACTTCCTCGAAGACGAACTCGACGCGTGGTACCTGGACATTCTGGAGAAGGGCGTGCGACGGTACGCGGACAAGCAGGTCGAAGACATCGATCCCGAGGACGTCCTCGGCGAGCAACTCTCGGCATTCGGCATCTCACCGGCGGCGATCAAGCAGACGATCCTCGCGATCGACTTGCCGGTCGCGCCACTCGAGTGGGACGGTGCGGAAAAAGAGGCCCTCGCCCGCGAGATCCGAAAGCGCACGAAGCCGATGACCATCGCGGCAAACAAGATGGACACGCCGGCCGCACAGGACAACTGGGACGAGATCACGACCGATCCCGCCTACGAGCACCTGGAGTTCGTCCCCGTCTCCGCTCACGCCGAAAAAGCGCTGAAGAACGCGAAAGAACAGGGGGTAGTCGAGTACACGCCCGGAGAGCGTGACTTCGCGATCACGACCGAGGACCTCCCCGCCGAGCAGGAGGCCGGACTCGAACAGATCCGCGAGTTCGTCGACGAGTTCGACGGGACGGGCGTCCAGCAGGTACTCGAAACGGCGACCTTCGACGTGCTCGATCTGAAGGCCGTCTTCCCCGGGACGGCCTCGGGCAACTGGACCAAAGGCCCCTTCCGCGACTGTTTTCTCCTGCCCGCGGACGCGACCGCGGAGGACTTCGCCTACCACCTCCACTCCGACATCGGCGACGGCTTCCTCCACGGCATCGACTGTCGCGACGATCGCCAGGTCGGCGCGGATACCGTCCTGGATCACCGGGACGTCCTCGAGGTCGTCTCGACGAATCAGTAG
- a CDS encoding glycosyltransferase, with amino-acid sequence MVGRREPDRLSDPGHRPWASPTDRSVSAVIPARNEAAYIAATLSSCRDLTGASFDEVIVVDGESTDETVSIARDHGAAVVTEPDRSIAAARNAGARRATGEWLAFVDADTVLARSYLSTMLEYVDRTGLAAASSYCRISGPVRAKLMQGTINRLFPRLTHPILPGFNTFVHRAAFDALGGFPDVPNEDTAFSRRLAAEYPTGYCPERLVETSGRRIAADGLSGTLWHYARLDVGRVRATGWG; translated from the coding sequence ATGGTCGGCCGACGCGAGCCCGATCGCCTGTCCGACCCCGGACATCGGCCCTGGGCCAGTCCCACCGACCGATCGGTGAGTGCGGTGATCCCCGCCCGAAACGAAGCGGCGTACATAGCCGCGACGCTGTCCTCCTGTCGGGACCTTACAGGTGCGTCGTTCGACGAGGTCATCGTCGTCGACGGCGAATCGACGGACGAGACGGTCTCGATCGCCCGAGACCATGGGGCGGCCGTCGTGACCGAACCGGATCGGAGCATCGCGGCAGCACGGAACGCCGGTGCCCGCCGGGCGACTGGCGAGTGGCTCGCGTTCGTCGACGCGGATACGGTTCTCGCCCGATCGTACCTCTCGACGATGCTCGAGTACGTCGATCGAACTGGCCTCGCCGCGGCGAGTTCGTACTGCCGGATCTCCGGCCCGGTCCGGGCGAAATTGATGCAGGGGACCATCAATCGACTCTTCCCGCGACTCACCCACCCCATCCTCCCGGGATTCAACACGTTCGTTCACCGGGCGGCGTTCGACGCACTCGGTGGCTTCCCCGACGTTCCCAACGAGGATACGGCATTCAGTCGGCGACTCGCTGCCGAGTATCCGACCGGCTACTGCCCGGAGCGACTCGTCGAAACCTCCGGACGCCGGATCGCCGCCGACGGACTCTCGGGGACGCTCTGGCACTACGCACGACTGGATGTCGGTCGAGTGCGGGCGACCGGTTGGGGCTGA